The sequence GTCGTCGATCCCCGCCGACGGGGCCGCGGTGGCCAGGAACGCGGCCAGGCCCGCCGTGCCGAGCAGGGTCGCCACCAGGTCACGGCGCTGCACCGGCCGCCGGGCCCAGACGGCCTCGATCAGGATGGCCATGAACAGCCCGGTGGAGAGCAACGGCTGCACCACGGCCAACGGGCCGTGGCGCAGGGCCACGGCCTGGGCCAGGAGAGCGGCGGCGCTCGGCATCCAGCCCAGCTGCCACGACCAGGTGCGCAGCAACCGCCACAGCAACCGCAGATCCCACGACCGCCGTGGTGGCTGCCGCTTCGCCGCCCGCTGCTGGATGGTGGTGGAGAGCGCGTAGCAGAAGGCCGCGAAGAGCGCGGCCACCACCGCGACGATCACCTGGCCCCGTCCCGGTGCCCGCCGAGCGGGCCCACCGCCCAGCCCTGGCGGCGGCATTCGGCCAGCAGCCGGGGCAGGGCGGCCAGCCCGGCCCGCCAGGCACCCGGCGCGGCGCTGCACGAGGAGTCGTGCAGCAGGATCGTGCCTCCGCCGGAGAGCCCCGCCCGGACGGTGTCGTACACCGTGTCGGCCGTGGCCGTGGCGGTCCAGTCCCGGCCCCAGGCGCTCCACAGCACCGGCTCCAGCCCCAGCCGCCACGCCGCCAGCAGGGCGGCGCCGGTCAGCATCCCGTACGGCGGGCGCAGGAACCGGGGTGCCCGGCCGGTGACGGCGGTGATCAGCGCGCGGGCGCGGGCCAGCTCGCGTACGGTGGCCGCCGGCCCGCGCAGCAGCAGGTTCTCGTGCCGCCAGCCGTGCACCGCCACCTCGTGGCCGGCGGCGACGATCTCCCGCCCCAGCTCTGGCGACCGCTGCAGCATCACGCCGAGCAGGAAGAAGGTGGCCCGGACCCGGTGCTCGGCCAGCACCTCGAGGAACCGCGGCGTGGACTCCGGGTCGGGGCCGTCGTCGAAGGTGAGCGCCACCCGGTTGGGCGGGCCGACCCCGTGCAGACCCGGAAAGAACCGGCGCCGGACGACCGGCAACGCGGTCACCGCCGGCACCAGGTGCAGCGCCGGCAGTGCCGCTGCCGCCCAGCGGGCCCGCCCCGGAGCACCGCTCACCGGGGCCCGCCCGCGGACTGCAGCAGCGCGGCGACCACCGCCGCCGCGTCCCCCACCGAGTCGACGAGGGCGAGCCGGCGGCGCTCTCCGGTCCCCGCGCTCCCGGCCCGGCCAGCCGCCTCGGCGACCACGCCCGCTGGGTCGAGACCCGCGTCGGCCATGCCCGCCGGGTCGATGCCCGCCTCGACCACGCCCGCCGGGTCGACACCCGTCGCGGCGAGGTCGGTGCCGGCCCGGTAGCCGGGCGGCCCGGCACCCGTGCCGCCCTCGGCCCGCGGATCGCCGGTCAACGCGGCCAGGACCGGGCCGAGCTGCTCACGGTCGGCCACCCACCGGGTGAGGCCGGAGCGCGCCAGGATCGAGGCGTTCGCCCGCCCGTGCCCCGGGATCGGGCGGTAGGTCACCACGGGCAACCCGCAGGCCAGTGCCTCCTGGCAGGTCAGGCCGCCGGCGTTCTCCACCATCACGTCCACCGCGCGCATCAGCGTCGGCATGTCGTCCACCCAGCCGAAGACGTGCTCGTGGTCGGCCCGCAACTGCTGCCGCAACTCCTCGTTGCGCCCGCACACCACCACCGGTCGTACGCGGCCGGTCGCGGCCACCTCCGCCACCGTGGTCGCCAGGTCCCCCGCGCCCCAGGCCCCCGCGACGATCAGAGCCAGCCGGTCGTCCGGCGGCAGGCCGAAGCGCTGCCGAGCGTGCCGAGGGTCGACGACCGCCGGCGCGGTGAAGGCCCGGGACACCAGCGGCTGGACCACGGTGACGTCGACGCGGCCGGCCACCCGGGGCGGTTGCACCTCGGCGTGCCGCACCGCGCAGTAGACGTCCACGCCCGGGGCGAGCCAGGTGGGATGGACGACGAAGTCGGTCACGTAGGTGATGAGTGGGACGACCAGTCGCCCCTGTCGGCGCAACGGTCCGAGCAGCTGGTTCGCGTACGGGTAGGTCGTCACCACCGCGCGGGTGTCGGCGGGGATGGCGCTGCGCATCCGGTGCCGGAACGGCCGAAGCGCCCCCGGAGCATCGGCACCGACGAGCGGGACCGGCTGCCGAGCCCGTACAGCACGTCGTAGCCCCACGGCAGCCACCGGAGCATCCCCCGGTACACCTCCTTGAAGGCCCAGTGGGCCGGGCGGGGCAGCACGTCCAGGAAGTTGAGCCGGTCCACCACGAAGCCCCGGCCGCGCAGCCGCCGCGCCAGCTCGGCGGCGGCCGTGTCGTGGCCGGCACCGATATCCGCGGAGACCACGACGATCCGTCCCGGGGACTCCATGCCGCGGCGCATACCCAGGGTCACGCCATCCACGCCGGGTGGCGGTCAGACAGCGTGCCGGCGCACCAGCAGACGCAGCGCCACGTACCCGGGCAGCACCGGCAGCCAGAAGGTGGCGAGCCGGTAGATCAGCACCCCGGCGACCGCGGTGCCCGCCGGGACCCCGTAGAGCAGCAGGCCGGAGACCAGCGCCGCCTCGGTGGCGCCCAGCCCGCCGGGGGTCGGCGCCGCGGTGGCCACCCCCTCGCCCAGCACCGAGACCAGCACCACCGGCGCGACCAGGGCCGGCTCGGCGGGTAGCCCGACGGCGAGCAGCGAGAGCCAGAGCGCGGTCGCGTACGACAGGGTGAGCGCCAGGCCGACCGTGAGCAGCCGCAGCACCCGCCCGCTGCGGAGCAGCAGCCGAAGCGCGTCGAACGCCTGGCGGCCGGCGTGCCGGGCGCGGGCTCGCCAGCGCGGGGTGGCGATGACCACGACGGCCAGCGCCGACAGGCCGAGCCCGACGAGCAGCACCATCCAGCCCCGGCCGGCGACCGCGGCGCGCAGGTGCTGCGCCGAGCCCCGCGCGAAGGGCAGCAGGGCGGGCAGCAGCAGGGCGACGGCGAGGAAGCCGGCGGCCCGGTCGACGGCGACCGTGGTGGCCGCCACCGGCAGCGGCAGGCCCTGTCGCCGCAGGT comes from Micromonospora viridifaciens and encodes:
- a CDS encoding polysaccharide deacetylase family protein; amino-acid sequence: MSGAPGRARWAAAALPALHLVPAVTALPVVRRRFFPGLHGVGPPNRVALTFDDGPDPESTPRFLEVLAEHRVRATFFLLGVMLQRSPELGREIVAAGHEVAVHGWRHENLLLRGPAATVRELARARALITAVTGRAPRFLRPPYGMLTGAALLAAWRLGLEPVLWSAWGRDWTATATADTVYDTVRAGLSGGGTILLHDSSCSAAPGAWRAGLAALPRLLAECRRQGWAVGPLGGHRDGAR